A single genomic interval of Coccidioides posadasii str. Silveira chromosome 1, complete sequence harbors:
- a CDS encoding uncharacterized protein (EggNog:ENOG410PHQT~COG:G), whose protein sequence is MANINDSKFRADQGGDWHRRQGSHVRGGQISIPADPHFEGNAIEVRALRSSISDAGALMHNLSLAPSMRDRRGSRNSFGMALPIPRSPRTSRLSSVHRDAASAKRDILASQIQDLSKEKVEAAKNMAFAFDIDGVLVHGTRLIPEAARAMELLNGDNELGIKIPYILLTNGGGKTEAARVEELCGILGSAISTDQFIQSHTPMQALSEYYETVLVVGGDGYKIREVAEDYGFKNVVLPKDILAWDPSISPWSKLSEEERKQAKVQAFDTMNFEAIMVFADSRDYATDMQIIMDLLLSENGRLKTKAKNPLDNQLPIYFSQGDLLMPTEHGVPRLTQGLFRISIEAMYKSLTGGDLERVVYGKPELATYKFADEVMKQWMKEIHNEHILPENIYMVGDNPQSDIVGGNMYGWNTCLVRTGIFQGGENDEENPANFGVFANVLDAVQAVIKKELGTEFKLRWNDKINPVLHPDGISAVE, encoded by the coding sequence ATGGCAAATATCAACGACTCAAAGTTTCGAGCCGATCAAGGCGGGGATTGGCATAGAAGACAAGGGAGCCACGTCCGCGGCGGGCAGATTAGCATCCCTGCGGACCCTCACTTTGAAGGAAATGCAATTGAAGTCCGAGCATTGAGAAGTTCGATCAGTGACGCTGGCGCCCTGATGCATAACCTCAGCTTAGCACCCTCCATGAGGGATCGAAGAGGATCACGAAACTCTTTCGGCATGGCATTGCCAATTCCCAGATCTCCCCGTACGTCGAGACTTTCTTCGGTGCATCGAGATGCCGCAAGCGCAAAGAGAGACATCTTGGCCTCCCAGATACAGGATCTGTCAAAGGAAAAAGTGGAAGCTGCCAAAAACATGGCGTTTGCCTTTGATATCGACGGTGTGTTGGTTCATGGAACGCGACTTATCCCCGAGGCAGCCCGAGCGATGGAGCTTCTAAACGGCGATAACGAGCTTGGGATCAAGATTCCATATATCCTGCTCACCAATGGTGGAGGAAAGACCGAGGCAGCCCGAGTAGAAGAACTTTGTGGTATATTAGGGTCCGCAATTTCGACAGATCAGTTTATTCAGTCCCATACTCCAATGCAGGCATTGTCTGAGTACTATGAAACCGTTCTTGTGGTCGGGGGCGACGGATACAAGATCAGAGAGGTTGCCGAAGACTACGGATTCAAAAACGTAGTCCTCCCAAAGGACATTCTCGCATGGGATCCATCAATCTCCCCATGGAGCAAACTTTCAGAAGAGGAGCGAAAGCAAGCGAAAGTTCAAGCGTTCGACACAATGAACTTCGAAGCGATCATGGTCTTCGCTGACTCACGAGACTATGCAACCGATATGCAGATCATCATGGACCTTCTTCTCAGTGAAAACGGTAGACTGAAGACGAAGGCTAAGAACCCGCTCGATAACCAGTTACCCATATATTTCTCGCAGGGCGACTTGCTCATGCCCACGGAACACGGCGTCCCACGGTTGACTCAGGGCCTGTTCCGCATCAGTATCGAGGCCATGTACAAGTCGTTGACAGGTGGCGATCTCGAGCGTGTTGTGTACGGCAAGCCCGAGTTAGCCACGTATAAATTCGCAGACGAGGTGATGAAGCAATGGATGAAAGAAATTCACAACGAGCATATCTTGCCGGAAAACATATACATGGTTGGTGACAACCCTCAGTCAGACATTGTTGGCGGCAACATGTACGGATGGAATACATGTTTGGTCCGCACGGGTATATTCCAGGGCGGGGAGAACGACGAGGAGAATCCAGCGAATTTCGGCGTCTTCGCTAACGTCCTGGACGCAGTGCAAGCGGTAATCAAGAAGGAGCTTGGAACAGAGTTCAAGCTGCGGTGGAATGACAAAATCAACCCCGTTCTACACCCAGATGGGATTTCGGCGGTTGAATAG